ATAAATAGTAATTAAAGTTTTCTAGTTGATTTCAAAGTTTAAATAAATCTACAAACGGCTGGTTGTTGACTTAGCTGTTGGGCTTTGCTGATAAATTCTGCTTGAGGTGCGGTTTTGATTAAATAGGCATCAGCACCAATCATATCCCCCAGCATCAAATCTGCTTGAGTTGCTTTTGTCGAACAAATAATGACTGGGATTGAGCAGGTTTGTTTACTTTTTTTGAGCTGCAAACAAAACTTGAAGCCGCTCTTTCCATTTATTACCACATCTAAAATAATTAAATTGGGTTGGTAATTTGTCATAGTTTGTTGAGCTTCTTCTACACCAAGGGCTTTTTCGACGCTAAATCCAGCATTTTATAAATAGATACCAAAAACCTCTCGCATCATCAAGCTATCATCTACTACTAAAGCTTTATTCATGCTCAAAAAGCTAAAAATTATCTAATTTATTCTTTGATTGATATACAAATAATTCCCGAATGTTTATTATTACGTTAGATAGACAAAATGCTGTAACGATTGATTTATTAAGACACGCGCATTTTGTAAAGGCAAATGACTATTCGCCCTTACGTTGAATATTATTTAAAACATTACGATCTTTTCGTATAAGACTACTAGCGCGTCTAAATTAATTTATTGGGTATTGAAAATAGTTTCAGTCCCCTCCTCAAGCTTGGATGAATCAGCCCTGCATTTTAGCTTAGATGCGCTCTTTTGGTTGGGTTGAAAGATAAAACCCAACCGCATTTTTGCTTGGTACAAAAAGTTTAATATTTAACTAGGACTCCTGGTTCTTTTTGAATTGGCAAAATATCCAATATATCTGTCTGAGAACAATATTTAAGATCTTCGTCTCCATTCAATTTTAGAAGGCGTTGTCCGTGGCTGCATTGACGAAAGACATTTAAGAGATTGTCTTTCCATTGTTCATACAGTGCGATCGCGCCAATCACTTCATCGTTACCAAACAATTCGATTAACGGCGTATCACTTTGTTGCAAAATTAGCTGAGCGATCGCTCCTGCACAGACAGTATCCTCTACGGAATAATCTCCTTCCCAACCTGAACCTACCAGCCAAACTGTTTTTGGTTGAGTTTCAAAAATATAGTTAACCGCAGCTAGGCGGTTAATTTGGGCAGCAGTAATTACCTGGGGAGCTTTTTCAACCCTTTGCAAAGAACGAGTACCGTTGGTAGTCGTCAGAAACAACCGTTTGTTTTTGACAACTTCTGGTTTACAGGCAAGAGGAGAATTGCCCAGATCAAAGCCTTCTACTGTTACACCACCTCTTTCTCCGGCTCGAAGACGTTTTGCTTTTGACCAAGATTCTGATTGACGCATCAGTTCT
Above is a genomic segment from Coleofasciculaceae cyanobacterium containing:
- a CDS encoding 2-phosphosulfolactate phosphatase family protein; the encoded protein is MKLFVYHTPESTPTDRLPDCAVVIDVLRATSTIAAALDAGAESVQAFSNIEELMRQSESWSKAKRLRAGERGGVTVEGFDLGNSPLACKPEVVKNKRLFLTTTNGTRSLQRVEKAPQVITAAQINRLAAVNYIFETQPKTVWLVGSGWEGDYSVEDTVCAGAIAQLILQQSDTPLIELFGNDEVIGAIALYEQWKDNLLNVFRQCSHGQRLLKLNGDEDLKYCSQTDILDILPIQKEPGVLVKY